One genomic region from Manis pentadactyla isolate mManPen7 chromosome 12, mManPen7.hap1, whole genome shotgun sequence encodes:
- the LOC118921240 gene encoding olfactory receptor 7G2-like, translating into MEPRNHTDGSEFLLLALTEDPELQPLLLGLFLSVYLITVLGNLLIILSVSSDAHLHTPMYFLLSSLSLADICISTTTVPKMLVNIQAQNQHISYTGCIAHLCFFLLFTGFENCLLTAMAYDRYVAICHPLMYTVVMTPRLCVLLILLSLLFSAGDALLHSLMVLRLTFCRDREIPHFFFELDQVIKLTCSDAFINIFLIFFVVDLIGGLTIFGIIFSYAQIVSSILRMSKTGGKYKAFSTCGSPLSVVSLFYGTGFGVYISSVVTDSSRKTAVASVMYTVVPQMLNPFIYSLRNSDMKGGFRKLIRRMPLL; encoded by the coding sequence ATGGAACCCAGAAATCACACAGATGGTTCGGAATTCCTCCTCCTGGCATTGACAGAGGATCCAGAGCTACAGCCCCTCCTCCTGGGGCTGTTCCTGTCCGTCTACCTCATCACCGTCCTGGGGAACCTGCTTATCATCCTGTCCGTCAGCTCTGAcgcccacctccacacccccatgtacttcctcCTCTCCAGCCTGTCCCTGGCTGACATCTGTATAAGCACCACAACCGTCCCCaagatgctggtgaacatccaAGCGCAGAACCAGCACATCAGTTATACTGGCTGTATCGCCCACCTCtgctttttcctgctttttactgGTTTTGAAAACTGTCTCCTCACagcaatggcctatgaccgctacgtggccatctgtcACCCCCTGATGTACACGGTCGTCATGACCCCCCGGCTCTGTGTTCTGCTcattctgctctctctgctctttaGTGCTGGGGATGCCCTGCTCCACAGTCTGATGGTGCTGCGGCTGACCTTCTGCAGGGACCGGGAAATCCCCCACTTCTTCTTTGAACTTGATCAGGTCATTAAGCTGACCTGCTCTGATGCCTTCATCAATATCTTCCTGATATTTTTTGTGGTTGACCTAATCGGGGGTTTAACAATCTTTGGGATCATTTTTTCTTATGCTCAAATTGTCTCTTCTATTTTGCGAATGTCAAAAACAGGGGGAAAGTATAAAGCTTTTTCCACCTGTGGTTCTCCCCTCTCAGTTGTCTCCTTGTTCTATGGAacaggttttggggtgtacaTTAGTTCTGTCGTTACTGACTCTTCCAGGAAAACTGCAGTGGCTTCAGTGATGTACACTGTGGTCCCACAaatgctgaaccccttcatctacagcctgaggaacagcGACATGAAGGGGGGCTTTAGGAAACTCATCAGGAGGATGCCTCTCCTTTAG